Proteins co-encoded in one Acidithiobacillus caldus ATCC 51756 genomic window:
- a CDS encoding M23 family metallopeptidase yields MPKLKRKPAPKPDTTPAGWRWRKAGIIAVSAVTIGGATLALNPPAFNLESIRAYFAKHRGGGDNSIYGAEIGGSGELTDVFALTERLRKSGVGYDAFQAALDDDATGLNCARGQHPDLDSDNKWDPAKIQKVYSGTVNGSTFSPVYYCQMPTASAASGAGAREQLALQCAGRVQHDAAGFDHCRDFRDIAGSNALVTPFGPEATPAAPVATGGDGAGPGAEIHLGVDLQAKPGAPVKAVYPGRVVASSPEEHRVVLEHALSDGRLAYTEYGSLDQPAVKVGQAVAPGTVLGKLGADANSPAAPRLHYAEYLAVDSTADPATGPHSSTGRA; encoded by the coding sequence ATGCCTAAGCTTAAGCGGAAACCTGCGCCCAAGCCGGATACCACCCCCGCGGGTTGGCGTTGGCGAAAGGCGGGGATCATCGCTGTGTCTGCGGTCACGATAGGCGGCGCGACCCTCGCGCTGAACCCGCCGGCTTTTAACTTGGAGAGTATTCGTGCGTATTTTGCTAAGCATCGGGGAGGCGGGGACAACAGTATCTATGGTGCGGAAATTGGGGGCAGCGGAGAACTCACGGACGTTTTCGCGCTGACGGAACGGTTGCGAAAAAGTGGAGTTGGCTACGACGCATTTCAAGCAGCACTTGACGACGACGCTACCGGTCTGAATTGCGCCCGCGGTCAGCACCCTGATCTCGACAGCGACAACAAATGGGATCCAGCGAAAATCCAAAAGGTGTACAGCGGCACGGTGAATGGGTCTACCTTCAGCCCCGTGTATTATTGTCAGATGCCCACCGCCTCGGCGGCGAGCGGTGCCGGGGCCCGTGAGCAACTCGCTCTCCAGTGCGCAGGACGGGTGCAACACGATGCGGCGGGTTTCGACCACTGTCGGGATTTTCGGGACATTGCCGGCTCCAACGCTCTCGTGACCCCTTTCGGGCCGGAGGCAACCCCGGCAGCCCCCGTGGCCACGGGCGGCGATGGCGCCGGCCCGGGCGCCGAGATCCATCTTGGCGTCGACCTGCAGGCCAAACCCGGCGCGCCCGTGAAGGCCGTCTATCCGGGCCGGGTCGTCGCGAGTTCCCCCGAGGAACACCGCGTGGTCCTGGAGCACGCCCTATCGGACGGTCGCCTGGCCTACACGGAATACGGCTCCCTCGACCAGCCGGCGGTGAAGGTCGGGCAAGCGGTCGCCCCCGGCACCGTCCTGGGTAAGCTCGGCGCCGATGCCAACAGCCCCGCCGCCCCTCGCCTCCATTACGCCGAGTATCTGGCCGTCGATTCCACGGCGGACCCGGCCACGGGCCCACACTCCTCAACTGGAAGAGCATGA
- a CDS encoding M23 family metallopeptidase: MSIVKMRAILTRKRLRKGASPLELRDRTFGTVVLEQRLADGRLAYTEYTHLDISKVTYGQVVHAGEVIGQSGARGKEGPRHYPAHLHYAEWLGAVGGGNKSTGMPQFTKWEGHEEGKPVNRGHPVNYAVSINPDRGCIQAAVVIPLPKAEPKGVPEAPKSEVKI; the protein is encoded by the coding sequence ATGAGCATCGTAAAAATGCGGGCTATTCTGACCAGGAAACGGCTGCGGAAGGGTGCCTCTCCATTGGAGCTGCGCGATCGTACCTTTGGAACCGTCGTTCTTGAGCAACGGCTTGCGGATGGGCGGCTGGCCTACACGGAATACACCCATTTAGACATATCCAAGGTAACTTATGGCCAAGTGGTGCATGCGGGCGAGGTGATTGGACAATCGGGTGCCCGCGGAAAGGAAGGTCCACGCCACTACCCTGCACACCTCCATTATGCGGAGTGGCTTGGGGCGGTAGGGGGCGGTAACAAAAGCACGGGAATGCCGCAGTTCACCAAATGGGAGGGCCATGAGGAAGGTAAGCCCGTCAATAGAGGCCATCCCGTCAACTATGCCGTATCCATCAACCCCGATAGGGGCTGCATCCAGGCTGCCGTGGTAATTCCGCTCCCGAAGGCGGAGCCGAAAGGGGTACCTGAGGCACCAAAATCAGAGGTAAAGATATGA
- a CDS encoding lysozyme inhibitor LprI family protein has product MGKKEIRWLLVWSSLLCSPFAWAASVPFDKIQCGWLGQGRENQGPAAKAICNKSGDKTPAGEKLRIEALRNDMYVAGAYHYVASLLPQGSPQQKALIEAQARYYDERDACGQDLKCILRVEKERHQQLHRQRDALEQPLPVKAIVRVSQGWTTPEGESLTQRLLEGLGLQPLPRVTLDDGRSVVWGFVPHAAILQSMVVLSPKAQVEALVTADDVYMGEGKSGNVRVYLPDGQNRDQILPIVQSWVAASAAGFNVDCRKDQAVCRPVPLKVAVEIVNLSCKAKSVRACAQRAPSTLTPGPSVALFTQ; this is encoded by the coding sequence ATGGGGAAAAAAGAAATCCGCTGGCTGCTGGTGTGGAGCAGTTTGTTGTGTAGTCCTTTCGCTTGGGCCGCGTCGGTGCCGTTTGACAAGATTCAGTGCGGATGGCTTGGGCAGGGAAGGGAAAATCAAGGCCCAGCCGCCAAGGCGATTTGTAATAAATCGGGGGACAAGACGCCCGCGGGGGAGAAACTCAGAATTGAGGCGCTCCGCAACGACATGTACGTGGCTGGTGCGTATCACTATGTGGCGAGTCTTCTGCCCCAAGGCAGTCCTCAGCAAAAAGCCTTGATCGAAGCGCAGGCGCGGTATTACGACGAGCGCGACGCCTGTGGTCAGGATCTCAAGTGTATTTTGCGTGTGGAAAAGGAGCGCCATCAGCAGTTGCACCGGCAGCGCGATGCGTTGGAGCAGCCTCTGCCGGTGAAAGCCATCGTCCGCGTGAGCCAAGGCTGGACAACGCCCGAAGGCGAATCCTTGACCCAGCGACTGCTGGAGGGCTTGGGCCTTCAGCCGCTGCCGCGGGTGACGTTGGACGATGGCCGCAGCGTCGTCTGGGGCTTTGTTCCCCATGCGGCGATCCTTCAGTCCATGGTCGTGCTCAGCCCGAAAGCGCAGGTGGAGGCTCTGGTGACGGCCGATGATGTGTACATGGGTGAGGGTAAGTCCGGGAACGTGCGGGTCTATTTGCCTGACGGGCAAAATCGGGACCAGATCCTTCCCATCGTGCAGAGTTGGGTGGCCGCGTCCGCGGCGGGCTTCAATGTCGATTGCCGCAAAGACCAAGCCGTTTGCCGGCCGGTGCCGCTCAAGGTTGCCGTGGAGATCGTGAATCTATCCTGCAAGGCAAAATCCGTCCGCGCCTGTGCCCAGCGTGCACCGAGCACACTAACGCCCGGCCCCAGCGTGGCGCTCTTCACCCAGTAG
- a CDS encoding pesticin C-terminus-like muramidase: MNRAITALAGPQSRSFMLLSIFAVALTDPTTASAFDCRKASTPTEKAICADPELKRKDNQLSRDYALFRQHFSKSGNYDCLVAEQKKRQFEWLKERDACGADKACIAAAYDKRQNQLDLFTRACFPMDSMRPECKKDAPTAPVTSPVASDASETSNAQDCTKSYKYDVQFTAKYEGGLVLEGHVPGWYIAKPIKGDDEATHAVLVKKIKPQLISGVTVDTGFDLAYQKPGDLKRTLNSYIREHGNPGNVDVDGLVHELSPYMDEHLVGWKAFNTIKGNEPRLTRSEAKLIQLANFEKKYAPAAERNFDRYNTTSLTYKELPSEVQTVLVDFVWNYGPADEIHSISNGARKATITRRNFWSMVYEGKWEELADALEKADKSVFPRTDKQEASYSRRLRGRGKLLRRALNRGWPQKAGVC; the protein is encoded by the coding sequence ATGAATCGCGCCATCACAGCCCTCGCGGGGCCGCAGTCCCGCAGTTTCATGTTACTTTCGATCTTCGCCGTGGCCTTGACGGACCCGACCACAGCTTCCGCCTTCGATTGCCGCAAAGCGAGCACGCCCACCGAGAAAGCGATCTGTGCGGATCCGGAACTGAAACGCAAAGACAATCAACTCAGTCGCGACTACGCTTTGTTTCGCCAGCACTTCAGCAAGTCTGGTAACTACGACTGTTTGGTTGCGGAGCAGAAAAAAAGACAATTCGAATGGCTCAAGGAGCGGGACGCCTGTGGTGCGGATAAAGCCTGTATCGCCGCCGCTTACGACAAGCGGCAGAATCAGTTGGATTTGTTCACTCGGGCCTGTTTTCCTATGGACTCCATGCGTCCGGAGTGTAAAAAAGACGCTCCGACGGCTCCAGTGACCTCGCCAGTGGCGTCGGATGCATCTGAAACGTCGAACGCCCAGGATTGCACGAAATCGTACAAATACGATGTGCAGTTCACGGCAAAATATGAGGGTGGTCTGGTATTAGAAGGTCACGTTCCAGGGTGGTATATTGCCAAACCTATAAAGGGTGATGACGAAGCGACACATGCTGTATTGGTGAAAAAAATTAAGCCACAGCTTATCAGTGGGGTTACTGTGGATACCGGGTTCGACCTTGCTTATCAGAAGCCTGGAGACCTGAAAAGGACGCTCAATTCCTACATTCGTGAACACGGCAATCCCGGAAACGTGGATGTTGACGGTTTAGTCCATGAGCTCTCCCCGTATATGGACGAGCATCTAGTAGGTTGGAAGGCGTTCAACACCATCAAAGGTAATGAACCGAGGTTGACAAGGAGCGAGGCTAAACTGATTCAGTTGGCGAATTTCGAAAAGAAATATGCGCCAGCAGCAGAAAGAAACTTTGATCGTTACAACACGACGAGTTTAACGTACAAAGAGCTTCCTAGCGAAGTCCAGACTGTCTTGGTAGACTTTGTCTGGAATTATGGGCCAGCCGATGAAATCCACTCGATATCGAATGGAGCGAGAAAGGCGACCATAACGCGCCGGAACTTTTGGTCCATGGTTTATGAAGGAAAGTGGGAGGAGCTCGCGGATGCCTTGGAGAAAGCCGATAAGAGCGTCTTTCCGAGAACGGATAAGCAGGAGGCTTCTTATAGTAGAAGATTACGGGGGCGAGGTAAATTATTGCGGCGAGCCTTAAACCGGGGATGGCCGCAGAAGGCTGGGGTGTGTTGA
- a CDS encoding TadE family protein, producing MERTYLVIGPSAEKGAGAVEFLISIPVVLLLILGTLQASLLYQARLQLEVAAQEAARAGALHGGNMAAMREGLARGLTPLYTHGQDVRALLAGRARAELAARQAQIEILSPTLEAFHDHKEFGRLPLDDDTGNKKLTPDGNWGWGIPESHLGYRSTELKKESGISVQDANLLKIRVTYHAPLIMPFIDRLLARFDGNNEGRGSVVGSPKGGQGVFANQSGSDPIPDINHSHLPTFPLTAEATFRMQTPFTNVQALQKVANLQTPRTGGNEDYTPPKNPPSQPPDYEPLPPEDPGVPDYGENLPPPPTYACGG from the coding sequence ATGGAGCGTACGTATCTCGTGATCGGCCCATCGGCGGAAAAAGGTGCCGGGGCCGTGGAGTTTCTGATCAGCATACCCGTGGTGCTGTTGTTGATTCTGGGAACGCTGCAGGCGAGCCTCCTCTACCAGGCGCGTCTCCAGCTGGAGGTGGCCGCCCAGGAAGCGGCCCGCGCCGGGGCGCTGCACGGCGGCAATATGGCCGCCATGCGCGAGGGCCTCGCCCGCGGTCTGACGCCGCTGTATACCCATGGCCAGGATGTACGAGCCTTATTGGCCGGGCGAGCCCGGGCGGAGTTAGCGGCACGGCAGGCGCAGATCGAGATCCTGAGTCCCACCCTCGAAGCCTTCCACGACCACAAAGAGTTTGGTCGCTTGCCTCTAGACGACGATACCGGCAACAAAAAGCTCACTCCCGACGGTAACTGGGGCTGGGGTATCCCCGAAAGTCACTTGGGCTATCGTTCGACGGAGCTCAAGAAGGAGAGCGGGATCAGCGTCCAGGACGCCAACCTTCTCAAGATCCGTGTCACCTATCATGCCCCCCTCATCATGCCGTTCATCGATCGCCTCTTGGCGCGATTCGATGGCAACAACGAAGGCCGCGGCAGTGTAGTGGGCAGTCCCAAAGGCGGACAAGGCGTCTTCGCCAACCAGAGCGGCTCTGACCCTATACCCGACATCAACCATTCCCACTTGCCCACCTTCCCCCTGACCGCCGAGGCCACCTTCCGCATGCAAACGCCTTTCACGAACGTGCAGGCCCTGCAAAAGGTGGCCAATCTCCAAACCCCCAGAACCGGGGGCAATGAAGATTACACCCCGCCGAAGAATCCACCGTCGCAGCCGCCGGATTACGAGCCGCTGCCGCCGGAGGATCCCGGCGTTCCTGATTACGGCGAGAACCTCCCGCCGCCGCCGACCTACGCCTGCGGCGGTTGA
- a CDS encoding DUF192 domain-containing protein, whose translation MSRPGSIWRGGQCLWPRARIADDALSRAWGLLGKHRLEPEQALWLTPCAGVHMWGMRFPLDLLWLDAHGRILALREGLQPWRWAWPGQEGVVATVEAAAGSIERLGLAPGQDLEWRDAMAADLPPLAV comes from the coding sequence GTGAGTCGGCCGGGGTCCATTTGGCGGGGCGGACAGTGCCTCTGGCCGCGGGCGCGCATCGCCGACGATGCCTTGTCCCGCGCCTGGGGTCTTCTGGGTAAGCACCGGCTGGAGCCGGAGCAAGCCCTGTGGCTTACGCCTTGCGCTGGTGTGCACATGTGGGGGATGCGCTTTCCCCTGGATCTGCTCTGGCTGGATGCCCACGGAAGGATTTTGGCGCTGCGGGAGGGCCTGCAGCCCTGGCGCTGGGCCTGGCCCGGACAGGAAGGTGTCGTAGCAACGGTGGAAGCGGCGGCAGGAAGCATCGAGCGCCTGGGTCTGGCTCCGGGTCAGGATCTGGAATGGCGCGATGCCATGGCTGCAGATCTCCCGCCCCTAGCGGTGTAG
- a CDS encoding type II secretion system F family protein, whose product MSDGLSYQISKNRRGWIVYLVGGLVVLVALFFLGGWILDALAQSGGSLPYLLVGLLVALVVAGSVYGIATLAKAVEPQPRDYFDPLPKGLARIWPVVRFVDSTIVAFIPEKIVYRSAPRIQKAGLNYLITPRDFMALKILSALFALFFALLVYAAIGVFRWEFTLLGMVLTSFYPDLWLVEQAKRRQKRILKDLPVYLDFITLMVEGGLNLTGAIQIAVDKGPEGPLRNEFRIILRDLRSGMPRVEVFRRFGDRVAMQELRSLVTAIIQAEERGGSLAPVLKAQAEQRREERFLRAEKAALEAPVKLLAPLIMFIFPIVFIVLTFVIYMKYVQEVAS is encoded by the coding sequence ATGAGCGATGGTCTCTCCTACCAGATCTCCAAAAACCGCCGGGGATGGATCGTCTACCTCGTAGGCGGCCTCGTGGTGCTTGTCGCCCTGTTCTTCCTCGGCGGATGGATACTCGACGCCCTGGCCCAAAGTGGAGGATCGCTGCCCTACCTTTTGGTCGGTCTTCTCGTCGCCCTCGTGGTAGCGGGCTCGGTATACGGCATCGCGACCCTGGCCAAAGCGGTGGAGCCCCAGCCACGAGACTATTTTGATCCGCTGCCCAAGGGTCTCGCGCGTATCTGGCCGGTGGTGCGCTTCGTCGACTCGACCATCGTCGCCTTCATTCCAGAAAAAATTGTCTATCGCAGTGCCCCCCGCATTCAAAAAGCGGGTTTGAATTACCTCATCACCCCCCGCGACTTCATGGCCTTGAAGATCCTCTCGGCCCTGTTTGCCCTCTTTTTCGCCCTGCTCGTGTACGCCGCCATTGGGGTATTTCGTTGGGAATTTACGCTCCTTGGGATGGTGCTGACGAGCTTTTATCCCGACCTCTGGCTGGTGGAGCAGGCCAAAAGACGGCAGAAGCGGATCCTCAAGGATCTCCCCGTTTACCTTGACTTCATCACCCTCATGGTGGAAGGAGGATTGAACCTGACCGGTGCCATCCAGATTGCCGTGGACAAAGGGCCCGAAGGGCCGCTGCGTAACGAATTTCGGATCATCCTTCGGGACTTGCGCTCCGGTATGCCGCGTGTGGAGGTGTTCCGCCGTTTTGGCGATCGGGTGGCCATGCAGGAGTTGCGCAGTCTGGTCACCGCCATCATTCAGGCGGAGGAGCGGGGCGGCAGCCTCGCTCCCGTGCTCAAGGCCCAGGCGGAGCAACGCCGGGAGGAGCGTTTCCTGCGTGCAGAAAAGGCCGCCCTGGAGGCACCCGTAAAACTGCTCGCACCCCTCATCATGTTCATCTTTCCCATTGTGTTCATCGTCCTGACCTTCGTGATCTACATGAAATACGTGCAGGAGGTGGCCTCGTGA
- a CDS encoding type II secretion system F family protein encodes MSASELGLAALIFLSVSVLLFVAVQGTHATLGRQRTVFTQETRRSLADMFIFADPAVLWRLNVAALFLVPLLVYLLVPSVPIVVVAALLVAIAPRYVLLYLKKRRFLRLHDQLPDTLLMMASALRGGANLGQTLEGLAKDMSPPMNQELSLVVREQRLGVPFEEAVSHLAERVRSQDFDLVVSALRINREVGGNLADTLQRLGETVRRRLMMEQKIRALTSQGKLQGIVMTALPVLIILALLRIEPAATGALFDTYRGWAVLAIAIVLEILGYWGIRKIVSIEV; translated from the coding sequence ATGAGCGCCTCTGAACTGGGCCTTGCGGCGCTCATCTTCTTATCGGTATCGGTGCTGCTCTTCGTCGCGGTGCAAGGTACCCACGCAACCCTGGGGCGCCAGCGAACGGTCTTTACCCAGGAAACCCGGCGTAGTCTGGCCGACATGTTCATCTTTGCCGATCCCGCGGTGTTGTGGCGGCTCAATGTGGCGGCGCTATTCCTCGTTCCCTTGCTCGTCTATCTTCTCGTGCCCTCGGTGCCCATCGTGGTGGTCGCGGCCCTGCTGGTGGCCATAGCACCTCGCTATGTATTGCTTTACTTAAAAAAACGTCGCTTTTTGCGCCTCCACGACCAACTCCCCGATACCCTCCTGATGATGGCCTCCGCCCTGCGCGGTGGCGCCAATCTTGGGCAAACCCTGGAGGGCCTGGCCAAGGACATGAGCCCGCCCATGAATCAGGAGCTTTCCCTCGTCGTGCGCGAGCAGCGACTGGGGGTGCCTTTTGAGGAGGCCGTGAGCCACCTGGCGGAGCGGGTCCGCTCCCAGGATTTCGACCTCGTGGTGTCCGCCCTGCGTATCAACCGCGAGGTAGGCGGTAATTTGGCCGATACTCTGCAGCGTCTGGGTGAGACGGTGCGTCGCCGGCTGATGATGGAGCAAAAAATCCGGGCGTTGACGTCCCAGGGCAAATTGCAAGGCATCGTCATGACCGCCCTGCCGGTCTTGATCATCTTGGCCCTCCTGCGCATCGAGCCCGCCGCGACGGGAGCACTCTTTGACACCTATCGGGGTTGGGCGGTTTTGGCCATCGCCATCGTTCTGGAGATTCTGGGTTATTGGGGTATCCGCAAAATCGTGAGTATCGAGGTGTGA
- a CDS encoding ATPase, T2SS/T4P/T4SS family: protein MFRVVAEHVKHGPMVVRPHDGVCLIGRSPEAHVRLEGWNIGREHARIVRRADGPYVEAVGPLAAVSVNGEKVRWYGPLRPEDVVEVAGVTLRIQPEPAAADSAAVPAVTEATAAPPAAQTAGSPLASVAPLVAATAPQPPVRVEKNVIDPQWSRWRAALEERVRAQMDLRRMDLSSMSREDLQRFVSNLAAEVLQGMRLPPELDRERLIKEVVDEAVGLGPLEDLLADETVTEIMVNRFDEVFIERRGRLEPAPTVFSSEQAVRNIIDRIVAPIGRRIDESSPLVDARLHDGSRVNAVIPPVALKGANITIRKFSKKRLQMEDLIGFGSVEPRMAEFLRVAVEQRKNIIISGGTGSGKTTLLNVLSNFIPPNERVVTIEDAAELKLYQPNLVSMEARPANVEGKGAIPIRELVRNALRMRPDRIVVGECRGGEALDMLQAMNTGHDGSLTTAHANSPRDMLSRMEVMVMMAGMELPLAAIREQIASAIDIIVQITRFSCGSRKLTAIVEVTGTESGVIQLQELFYFKQQGFGPDGKVRGTFRASGSIPEFYEEMRERGLPVDMSLFLEAEHERL from the coding sequence ATGTTTCGCGTCGTCGCTGAACACGTAAAGCACGGTCCCATGGTGGTGCGGCCCCACGACGGTGTCTGTCTCATCGGTCGCTCCCCCGAGGCCCACGTTCGCCTCGAGGGCTGGAACATCGGTCGAGAGCACGCGCGTATCGTCCGCCGCGCCGATGGTCCCTACGTCGAGGCCGTCGGTCCGCTCGCGGCGGTCTCGGTCAATGGTGAGAAGGTGCGCTGGTACGGACCCCTGCGTCCCGAGGACGTCGTGGAGGTAGCCGGCGTGACTCTACGTATACAGCCGGAGCCGGCGGCTGCGGACAGCGCAGCGGTACCGGCGGTCACGGAGGCTACTGCGGCGCCACCGGCGGCGCAGACGGCAGGGTCGCCCCTCGCGTCGGTTGCTCCACTAGTAGCGGCGACCGCGCCTCAGCCGCCAGTGCGTGTGGAAAAAAATGTCATCGACCCACAGTGGAGCCGTTGGCGTGCGGCTCTCGAGGAGCGCGTGCGGGCGCAGATGGATCTGCGCCGTATGGATCTTTCCAGCATGAGCCGTGAGGACCTACAGCGGTTCGTCTCTAACCTTGCCGCAGAGGTGTTGCAGGGCATGCGTTTGCCCCCCGAACTGGACCGCGAGCGGCTGATCAAGGAAGTCGTGGACGAGGCGGTGGGTCTGGGTCCGCTGGAGGACTTGCTGGCGGACGAGACGGTCACGGAAATCATGGTCAACCGCTTTGATGAGGTGTTCATCGAGCGGCGCGGGCGACTGGAGCCGGCACCGACGGTATTCAGCAGTGAACAGGCCGTGCGCAACATCATCGACCGCATCGTCGCTCCCATCGGCCGCCGTATCGACGAAAGCTCTCCACTGGTGGACGCGCGCTTGCACGACGGCTCCCGTGTAAACGCGGTGATCCCGCCCGTGGCCTTGAAAGGTGCCAACATCACCATCCGAAAATTCAGCAAAAAGCGCCTGCAAATGGAGGACCTCATCGGCTTTGGCTCGGTGGAACCGCGTATGGCCGAATTTCTGCGGGTGGCAGTGGAGCAGCGCAAGAACATCATCATCTCCGGCGGTACGGGCTCGGGTAAAACCACCTTGCTCAACGTGTTGTCCAATTTCATTCCGCCCAATGAGCGCGTGGTCACCATAGAAGACGCCGCTGAGCTCAAGCTCTACCAGCCCAACCTGGTTTCCATGGAAGCCCGCCCGGCCAACGTCGAGGGGAAGGGTGCAATCCCCATCCGGGAGCTGGTGCGCAATGCCCTGCGTATGCGTCCGGACCGCATCGTCGTCGGCGAGTGCCGCGGCGGCGAGGCCCTCGACATGCTCCAGGCCATGAACACCGGTCACGACGGCTCCCTGACCACGGCCCACGCCAACAGTCCCCGGGATATGCTCTCCCGTATGGAGGTGATGGTGATGATGGCGGGGATGGAGTTGCCCCTCGCCGCTATCCGCGAGCAGATCGCTTCCGCCATCGACATCATCGTGCAGATCACGCGATTCTCCTGCGGATCGCGCAAGCTCACGGCCATCGTTGAGGTCACGGGTACCGAGAGCGGCGTCATTCAGCTCCAAGAGCTCTTTTACTTCAAACAGCAGGGCTTTGGACCCGATGGCAAGGTGCGCGGAACCTTCCGGGCTAGTGGCAGCATACCCGAGTTTTACGAGGAAATGCGCGAGCGCGGCTTGCCCGTAGACATGAGCCTGTTCCTGGAGGCCGAGCATGAGCGCCTCTGA
- a CDS encoding type II and III secretion system protein family protein, with protein sequence MKLRGKILPLFVAIAMAIPAQAAEDRTIDLYAGQVRVIPTKPVKRVAIGDGKVLSTTVVDGNELLLLGDAEGETSLRVWFKDGSEAAYRVLVAPKNVGRAAEEMRELMGAEKSPAKIRVVGDHVVVDGKNLAPTTLARVRALQALYPKTIVLATPSPFDMEKMVWLDVNILEIRKSVLENFGVDWSKQIPGPFAAFGKDFVGPRNVATVPLGQDLTQPPVAGTGVRVTPPLGSLNGAIDLANLARPIAGTTNFGIITGVLSTINFALSNGDAYLIANPQLSARSGGRTDFLAGGQVPILQALAAGNAAFQNVTYKDYGIKLEFEPRVDDDNNVSMRVLADVSDIDPATSVSLNGFTVPGFITRRSNAEINVGDGQTMVISGLVNPKTAKNVSKLPWLGDIPILGNLFKSTNFQSGNTDLVILVTPRVVSAASLENIRQVSQAVEMKDEYRNTLPKGSTTRDAVDRTLGSKTPYPETQAVPAPKPSLPLVVTQPPAAMPSDKE encoded by the coding sequence ATGAAGTTGAGAGGAAAAATTTTGCCCCTGTTCGTCGCCATTGCCATGGCCATACCCGCGCAGGCGGCGGAAGACCGCACCATCGACCTTTATGCCGGGCAGGTGCGGGTCATTCCCACCAAACCCGTCAAGCGCGTCGCCATTGGCGATGGCAAGGTGCTCAGCACGACCGTGGTGGACGGCAACGAACTCCTGCTCCTGGGCGATGCCGAGGGCGAGACCAGTCTGCGGGTATGGTTCAAGGACGGTAGTGAGGCGGCCTATCGCGTCTTGGTGGCACCCAAGAACGTCGGACGGGCCGCCGAGGAGATGCGTGAGCTGATGGGCGCCGAAAAGAGCCCGGCCAAAATACGCGTCGTAGGCGATCACGTGGTGGTCGATGGCAAGAACCTTGCGCCCACCACACTGGCGCGCGTCCGGGCGCTCCAGGCGCTTTATCCGAAGACCATAGTCTTGGCCACCCCTTCGCCCTTCGACATGGAAAAAATGGTCTGGCTGGATGTCAACATCCTGGAGATCCGCAAAAGTGTCCTGGAAAACTTTGGCGTGGACTGGAGCAAGCAGATCCCCGGACCCTTCGCGGCCTTCGGCAAGGATTTCGTCGGCCCGCGCAACGTCGCCACCGTTCCCTTGGGACAGGATCTCACCCAGCCTCCCGTGGCGGGTACGGGCGTCCGGGTGACGCCTCCCCTTGGGAGTCTCAATGGCGCCATCGATCTAGCGAATCTGGCCCGACCCATCGCCGGCACCACCAACTTCGGCATCATCACGGGCGTGCTCTCCACCATCAACTTTGCGCTCAGCAACGGCGATGCGTACCTCATTGCCAATCCTCAGCTCAGCGCCCGCAGCGGCGGCAGGACCGATTTTCTGGCCGGTGGTCAGGTGCCCATCCTCCAGGCGCTGGCTGCCGGGAACGCTGCCTTTCAGAACGTAACCTACAAGGACTACGGCATCAAACTGGAATTTGAGCCGCGCGTGGACGATGACAACAATGTGTCCATGCGCGTGTTGGCGGATGTCTCGGATATCGATCCGGCCACCAGTGTCAGTTTGAACGGTTTTACTGTGCCGGGTTTCATCACGCGCCGCAGCAACGCGGAAATCAACGTGGGCGACGGCCAGACCATGGTGATCTCGGGGCTGGTGAATCCCAAGACCGCGAAGAATGTCTCGAAACTACCCTGGCTCGGCGACATTCCGATCCTGGGGAATCTTTTCAAGTCCACCAACTTTCAATCGGGTAATACCGATCTGGTCATTTTGGTCACGCCGCGGGTGGTCAGCGCTGCTTCGCTCGAAAACATCCGCCAGGTTTCTCAGGCGGTCGAGATGAAAGACGAGTACCGCAACACCTTGCCCAAGGGCTCGACCACACGGGATGCCGTGGATCGCACCCTCGGCTCCAAGACCCCCTATCCAGAGACCCAGGCAGTACCGGCACCCAAGCCGTCACTGCCCTTGGTCGTGACCCAGCCCCCGGCAGCAATGCCATCCGATAAGGAGTAA